In the Triticum aestivum cultivar Chinese Spring chromosome 2B, IWGSC CS RefSeq v2.1, whole genome shotgun sequence genome, GGCACTATTGGTTACAGGTGTCGATGCATCACCTTCGTTTTCCATTGCCAAGTAGGCCGGCTGTGCGAGCCACGTCCGACCCCAATTGTAATATATGCATACACCTGTAAGTTAATTTAGCTACTTGGCTTACTTTTCAAGTGTATTTGAATTTGTGATTTCTTTGCACTGAATTATAAATTATTTAGGCATGATAATTTGAATTTTCCACACGAGTTATGGTGATATATTTGGTTTTAGGTGGCAAAAACAAGGCTTTTTAAGCTTTGGAAAAATTCCTTATGTAATTTTGAATACACGCTCTTCAAATTCTGGGCCCGCCCCTGGTCGTAGTGTACCTCTCCGAAGATGTGTTCCACCGTGCAAAGTTTGCATGTTTAGTGGGTGACCCGGTTGAGTATCTAGGTACGATGCCATAATTCCTTGGACAATCTCTCGTGTCAGATGTGTTCAGCCTTTTCGTTCAAAGAATAAAGGTTGATATTCCCCTTAAAATAGGGGGAAAAGAAGATGAATGGTTATGGAACAAAAAGAGGCCAGAACACAGAACTTCCTAAAAGAACATGaatgttgagagagagagagggagagtgagacTTGCAATAGACAAACACCCAGCGGAAACAGAGATGCAAGTGTGTGGTTTGAACTAATTGAATATCCTAAATGCTATTGATATGACGGTAGATAAACATTGATTTGGAGCGAACTCCCTCAGGTACGTCAGATCTCGCACGTGAATCTCAAAGTGTTCGCTCCCACCACCCTCCTTAGGGAACGACTGAGAATATCTAAATGGTTCGCTGCATCACCATctctagaggcaacaataaaatatCTTACTCGAAATGTAAATCTTGCCATGACTATCAAGATTCCATGGGCAGCACCACAATTGCAAGGCTGTAAACCCGAGATCCTCGGGCATTAATAAGTGTCATCAAAGGTTAAAAGTTTCAAAGATACAGCTCAGTCCCAACGTGCCAATGTGAAGTACTACCCGTAAAAGAAATCGAGTAACAGAACTATACCAGAAGAGTGCGAGAAACTAGCCAAGGATTTATACAGCCCCGAACAAACTCCAAAAACAAACCGAAATAGTAGGAGTATCTGGTTATTGCCTCGTGCCAACTCTCGACACACAAGTACACGATGGGACGGACGTCCTCCCAGCTATGATCTCCAGAATCCAGAGATTCCAGAACGGCACCGCCCCTGATCCGAGACCACCACATAAGATTCACTCCGGGCGGGCCCCGTTCTCCAGCCAAAAGCCAAGATAAAAAACCATCGTCACCACACGATATTCCGAAACGAAATCCAATCCGTCCGCCTATTTCGCCTGGCCAGTTTTTTCCGTGCCTCGCCCGTCTCCTATAAATCAGACGCCACCGGTTGGTTCCCCCAGCCAGCCTCCTCACGCCAACGCCAATCCCGACTTGCCAGTTCCGATCGCTGAACACCAACCACTTTCCTAAGTAGAGGGGCGCCGCGGAAATGTCGGCGACGTGCGCGGCGGACCTGGCGCCGCTGCTGGGCGCGGCGGCGATGAACGCCACGGACTACCTGTGCAACAGGTTCGCCGACACCACGTCGGCGGTGGACTCGACCTACCTGCTCTTCTCGGCCTACCTCGTCTTCGCCATGCAGCTCGGCTTCGCCATGCTCTGCGCCGGCTCCGTCCGGGCCAAGAACACCATGAACATCATGCTCACAAACgtgctcgacgccgccgccggcgcgcTCTTCTACTACCTCTTCGGCTTCGCCTTCGCCTTCGGCACGCCGTCCAACGGGTTTATCgggaagcacttcttcggcctcaAGGACATGCCGCAGACCGGCTTCGACTACAGCTTCTTCCTCTTCCAGTGGGccttcgccatcgccgccgccggcaTCACCTCCGGCTCCATCGCCGAGAGGACGCAGTTCGTCGCCTACCTCATCTACTCGGCCTTCCTCACCGGGTTCGTCTACCCGGTCGTGTCCCACTGGATCTGGTCCGTGGACGGCTGGGCCTCCGCGGCCCGCACGTCCGGCCCGCTGCTCTTCAAGTCCGGCGTGATCGACTTCGCCGGCTCCGGCGTCGTGCACATGGTCGGCGGCATCGCGGGGTTCTGGGGCGCGCTCATCGAGGGGCCCCGCATCGGCCGTTTCGACCACGCCGGCCGCTCGGTGGCGCTCAAGGGCCACAGCGCGTCGCTCGTCGTGCTCGGGACCTTCCTGCTCTGGTTCGGCTGGTACGGGTTCAACCCGGGGTCCTTCGTCACCATCCTCAAGTCGTACGGCCCCCCCGGGAGCATCAACGGGCAGTGGTCGGGCGTGGGCCGCACCGCCGTGACGACGACGCTGGCGGGCAGCGTGGCGGCGCTTACGACGCTGTTCGGGAAGCGGCTCCAGACGGGGCACTGGAACGTGGTGGACGTCTGCAACGGCCTGCTCGGCGGGTTCGCGGCCATCACCGCCGGGTGCAGCGTGGTCGACCCGTGGGCCGCCGTCATCTGCGGTTTCGTCTCGGCGTGGGTGCTCATCGGGCTCAACGCGCTCGCCGGCCGCCTCAAGTACGACGACCCGCTGGAGGCCGCGCAGCTCCACGGCGGCTGCGGCGCGTGGGGGATCATCTTCACGGCGCTGTTCGCCAAGCAGAAGTACGTGGAGGAGATCTACGGCGCCGGCAGGCCGTACGGGCTGTtcctgggcggcggcgggcggctgctCGCGGCGCACATCGTGCAGATCCTCGTGATCGCCGGGTTCGTGAGCTGCACCATGGGCCCGCTCTTCTTCGCGCTCAAGAAGTTGGGCCTGCTCCGCATCTCGGCCGAGGACGAGATGGCCGGCATGGACCTGACCCGGCACGGCGGGTTCGCCTACGTCTACCACGACGACGACGAGCACGACAAGTCGGTTGGTGGCTTCATGCTCAGGTCGGCGCAGACCCGCGTCGAGCCGGCGGCCGCGGCCAACAGCCAGGTCTAACCAATCAAGCCGGAGTACATAACAAGAAATCCAGTGGAAATTCGTTCGCCTTTCTGTTATATCCATCTCATATGTGATCTGATCATCGGACGATGTTTTCCAGTACTGTTTGGGCCAATGCTTTGCCGCTCTTGTGTTCGTTGGCAAGATTGTAAAATTATTACACTAGGACGAGGTTTAtttttttttttaccttttttgtGTACATGCGTGCGTTTAGAGATGTGGTGTGTGGATGGAATCTGCGGGGCTGGGGTTTTTTCTTGGTGATATGTTGTCATTTTTGTGGTGGAATTCTGTGATCATAAGGGTGTGGTCAAGATAGGTGGCTGCTGAAGGTTGAATTGTTGACATTTGTCCTCTAGTACGGGCCACCCTCTCTATCAAAACTTTGGCGCGTTTTCTCGATCGAATGGCTTTAGTTTATGTGTTACGTATGTTCCTGACGTTCTATCGAGCATCACTTTCGTGAAAATTTTCTAGTTTTCACTCTTCATTTTGATGTTCCCTAAAAATGATAGGGGGTTGGTTCTTTGTGCACGCTTACATTTAGTTTACACACAACTGACGGCTACACCTACAAACAAAACACCTCACAAGAGTACTCTACCTACTACCTCCCTGTTTTAAATGAGCCGGCATAGACCAATATAGATTGGTCATGTAGAGATGCAGCAATCATATACAAACCTCCCTTCAGTTTTGGGCCAGAAAAGAGGGATCAGAGGTAGTACAAAACTGTGCTAGTAGTACAAGCTATAATTAACCTGGAGCATCATACTCCTGTTGGTAACTTACTACTACTATTTCCTGTCTCCAATATTTGTGCTCGTATACTAACAGAAAGCGGGCTCAATCATGCAGTACAACAGCACACATCTCCCTTTCAATAATCCTGCCAAATAAGACGCTTGGAGTTGGAAAGAGATTGGAGAGTGCTTGCGAGCTAGCCTCCTCTCACCAAGTTGCCGAGCCAGGACAACACAGGTCGCGCAGACGTCTCCTAAACAATGTCACCGGGTGGACAGGGAGGAAAACATTAGATAACTGTCACAGTGTCGCTCTATGGAGATTCTCTACGGCTAACGACCAAAGCCTGTGGATAAAACTCTCAATAACTTTTGAATAATAAACAGGAGAAAGTTCTCTGGCACATCTCATTACCGTAGCAAGGTGATTTTATCAGGCCAAAGACCATATATGAATTACCATAAATCCTTACAAACACCTTTGCAAAAATTTACAAAATACAATTAAATCCTTGAGGATGCTCAAATCACCTTCCTCCTGCATCCATGGGCGACCGCGCCATGTGGAAAGCTCGTTGCCTCCTCTGGCTTCCATCTCAATGGAACAAACTTGTTTAAACATAGGAGCTTGTAAAAGCAGCAGTTGAGAAGTCGACGATAAAAAGACGCAAATCATTGCCCCAGAGAAGAAAATTTTGGATAGGATCCGTAGAATGCTCCAGTTTCGGATAGACAAAGTTGGGGAACACCAATATCACACGCTCCTCTAACGAGGCCGAAGCTGGCCCATCTTCGTCTGTCGTAAATGGCGTCATAGAATCAAGACGCACAACCACATTAGCCGCTCTGCAGGGCAACACTACTGAGATAAACCTACAAAAACTTTGTCGGACCCGAAAAATGGATCTACGGATACGCCATCTTCCACTCACCTCCCAACGACATGAAGACGAAGCATCACCAAAATGAGGACAAGTCAGGAATATCTTATTCCACGCCAACGGTGAGACCAACGTCTTGCCATCCATGAATGGAGGCAAACCCTAACCTTACCACCATGGGGCCGAATCACTGGCCCCCTAACCATCGTCGAGCGATGGACGGAGGAAGAGGGAGCCCTCATACTCGCCATGGAGTAGGGTAGATCAGCCACCGCCACTGCCCGTTGCCTAGGTTAGGGAGCAAGAACGAAAATAATGTCTGTAGCTGGAAGATGATTTCCATATACAATCACATAATACTTAGTTAAATGCGTAAAGTATTTTACAACCATGTTTGTAATACTAGTACTTCTTAAAATGTAAGGCATACAATTATTGTCTTAAAATGGAGTATATTTcatcaagtttatagaaaaaaatgtGAACAACTATAGTTCGAAATCAAGGTCGGTGAATCTCTCATGTAAAATATTATTGTAGTACATttatttggtattctagatattgataATTTTCCATGAATTTGGTTAAACTTGAAAGTTTGATACTACAACATACAATTGGCATGCCTTATGTTTTGGGGACAGAGTGAGTGTATACTAATATGTagtccatccgttccaaaataaatgccCTTTGTTTTCTTCAACTTTGTCAACATAGTTGTCCTTCTAACATTTTCAATGCATTATCAATCAactttttgaaacggaggcaaaagatttgcctcatatatTAAATGAGGAGGAGAAAGAGTTTGTTACAACACAGTGCCAGGaaacggcatggcaattactctcgcAATAAGAAAGACCCTAATTTTTTCGCCCCGGCTTTAACCCAAAGGTTAGACTCTTCGATCACATTGTTTAGCAAAACATGCGGAGGGGCACTCTTGTGTCTAAACACCCTTGCATTACGCTCATTCCAGATCACCCACGAAACCAACATGCTTATCGAAGCCTTCGCTTTCCGGTTGGCAGTGCCCTCGGCGCTCAAACTCGCCCAccattccttgatggagtcgtacAAGTGCCATGCGGACGTGTCCACGTCGTGGATGCAGAGCTTCTGAATCACCATGTTCCAGAGCCTGAGGGTGAAGCGGCATCTGAAGAATAGATGGGGACCGCATTCCTGCACCCCTCTGCACAAGGGACAAGGGCCACAGTTTGGCCAGCCTCGCCTCTGCAATCTGTCTGCAGTTCAGATCCTATCTTGAAGCGCgagccaagcaaagaacttgactTTCGGAGGGGCCCAAACCTTCCAAACCATTTGGTCCATGGGGGAGAGGACCAAGCCCAAAAAATGTGCCCTGTACGCGGAGGCCGCGGAGTAGTTCCCGGAAGCCGTGTGCTTCCAAAGGATGTCATCATCGGCAAGCTCATCAAGGTGGACCTCTTGGAGCAGCGTCCATAGGGTGAAGAATTCTGAAACATGCTCAATGGAGGCCGGTGTAGGTGGCCTGATTTTGAGAATCCACGCGCTCTCCTTGAGAGCCTCCCGCACCTTCCAGCGCTTCCGCGAGGAAGCGTCATAAATGAGCGGAGCGATGTCTCTGGGCTTGCGACCCAgaagccaaggagagtcccaaaAAGGTGTCCGCGCACCATTGCCAACCGTGATGGTGGTACATGCGTAGAAAAAATTAAGGTCATCCTCATCACACGGGTTCCCACCTCCAACCCACAACTTTGTGGGCTCCTTCCACTCATACCAAGGCCACCGCAGACGCAAGGCCCGCGCGAACTTGAAGGTGTTTAGGACCCCAAGCCCACCATAGTCAAGCGGCCTACTGATAGTGTCCCAATTGACCTTGCACTTTGCCCCAGTTGTCTTATCCGATCCCGACCAAAGGAATGCCCACTCGAGTTTGTCAATGTTTTGCAGGATGGTGGTTTGTATGACAAGCGGCGTGATGAAGTAGATGACTTGGGAAGCGAGAACCAACTTGACGAGCGCCGCGCGTCCAATGGTGGTGATGTTTTGGCCCTCATATGTTGTCAATCTACTCGCCACTTTATCCACTAAGAATTGAAGATCAGCAAGCTTCAACTTCCAAATCGATAGCGGTAGCCCCAAATAACGGAGCGGAAAGGCAGCCCTAACAGCCGGCAGCCCATGGGTTATGCGGTCCAAGTCGAGGTTGCCACATCTAATGGGCACCATTGAGCTCTTATGGAAGTTAGTGCACAGACCGATGACGTTCCCGAATCCCCTCAGAGGCCGCCAGGTTGTCCACATCTCTTTTGATGGGCGCAACAAACACAGCCGCATCGTCCGCGTAAAGAGAGGTACGCACGATGACCCCTCTCCCACAGATCTTGTGCAGAAGGCCTTTCCTAGTTGCCGTGTCGAGGATTTGCTTCAAAGGGTCGATGGCAATGACAAAAAGGAGAGGAGAGACGGGGTCCCCCTGCCGAAGCCCTTATCAATCAACTTTTACCCGCAAAAAATCAAGGTTTTTCATATTTTGATCAATGGAAGAAAAAAATACAAATTAAATCCATTTGTACGTGCTTGCCTGCTTTAGGAAAACTAGCAATTTAACGATTATATGAAGAAAAAGGGATAGACAATTCCTGGGGAAAAGGCAATATAGACATTTCAGCCGAGAGCTGAGGCGTTACTGAACATGCCCTTAATTATTCCGACCAAATTTGAAAATATATCTAATTTGAAATGGTGTGTGTACAAAACATGAATACTTTGTTTCTAACTTTGGATGCAcgaatttagtactccctccatctcaaaattcttgtcttagatttttctagatacggatgtatctaacggATGTATCTAACTAGATAcggtatctagacaaatctaagacaagagtTTTGGGACGGAGGAAACATCATCTTTTTGGGTGGGAGAGGGGGCATGCGTAGTAGACTTAATAGAAGAAACAAATATAAAATGTTTTCTTAAAACAAAGACCAAAGGCTCATGTTTCTTTCTCTATGGAGATTTTTCTTTTTTGGGGAGCTCTATGGAGATGTTAACGTGTCCTATCAATTTGAAAAGCCAAATCTAGGATAGAGCCCCATAAAAAGGGGCAAGCAGATTGTAACCCACCAAATAGCAAGATACAGAAAATTTACTCAAATGATAAGTGTCGGGCGAAAGCATACTTTCTGGCACAGATAATATTTTACATAGAATTTCCTTTGGGTAAAAGCCGCTTTGCACCGTTTTTCAAACCACGCACGGGTACGGAAAAGGACACACGCGCACGCACTTCCCTCGACGCCGGAGCTCCTTTGGGTGATGTCACCAAGAGAGCCGCCGCACTAGCTCGTGCACCGGGGCCGCGCCTTCCCCGTCCGCGAGGGAGCCGAGCCGGCCAATCGGCACCCGCCGTGGTGCGCTCGCCATCGAGACAGACTTCTTCCACGTAGCGTTCGGAACTCCGGATCACAACTCAGAGCagatgacaacaacacacggagatgtTTATTACTAGCCGAAAAGGCCGtcgtgcgtgcatgcatgcgtgcCTTTGCCTTGGGAGGGACAGAGGCGGTGCACCCGTCCCATGGCGCGTTTCGGTGCCTGGCTCACGGGGATCCCGTCCCGGGCCGGTCCGAAAGGCGACGGTGCGCACGCGAGGCACCACGGGGCTGGCCAGCCAGTAAAATAGGCCTCCGTTTTACCTTTGTCTTTTTTTCCCCCGGGGAGCCGATCGAGTCGCTCACTGGCTGCTGCGGGTTGGTTGCTGACAGCCCGCGTGGTGGTGAGTTGGTGAACAACTCCTGTCTCCTGGCAATGGTGAGTAAAATACTTTGTGCTCGCGTGGTAGGCGAGCACGAACACTTTGTGCTCGAGAGTCGAGACCTCGTGGTTGGGCTCCCATCTGCCGAGTGTACTTATCATGTCGTCCTCCATGCATGGAATCAACGGAGTCTCATTTCTGGGGTGGAGCGGCATGATGAAGACAGCACCGACTGTGTGGGAATCCGCGATGCATGCAGCACGAGCCCTTTGTttgattttctctctctctctctctctctctctctctctctcttggctgGGCTGCTGGAGATCGTCTGACTGACGTATACCCATGCTGCCAACGTGCTGCTCAAAGGTTGGGAGGTCACATTAGTATGATACGCCCAGCCCAATGGGTGGTGAGCAGTACTAGTTGGTACGTACTCGTGTTCGAACAAGGGTGGACGGTGCGCGCAACTGACAAGCTAGCCGTGCGTCCGTTGAGATCCTCATACTACGTGCTACTAGGATGATACTGATAGTATGGATTATGCGCTCTCTAACTGAAGTGCAATCTTTTGCTTGGGAGGAAAGTGAGGCCAGCGGGTGTGCCTTTTTAGTTATTGCTATAAGAAAGAAACAAGTGTACTTTCCCAGATTCGCAAACATTGAACGACATTCAATTGATATGTTGCTTGACCGCGGGACACTGTTTTATAGTACACGCGGTTCGTGGCAAGCGATGCTTCTGCGAACCGTCTCGTGCTTTTCTGGTATAAGAAATGCGGAGCTAGGCAAAGAATGATCAAATGATCGATCTCGTGGACACGCATGGAACGCGCGGAAATACACTGGGGCACAGGAGTTCGGGGCACTCACCTGTCAAGTCCCGCCGCCTACTCGTGCTGTCTCGTGATTCACGCATTAGTTCAATTCTGCACGAGGGCACAGTAAAAAAGAAAATCTCTCAAACAAATGTAAGCTTCAACAAGAAACTTACGGGTTTTGCATCAAAAACTGCCAAATTTCAACCAGTTTCAGAGATAGTATTAAGCAATATTTCTTTGTCGGTCACAGACACAAAATAATTGATTTTTATCAACCGCTCGTACTAAGTTTCAACATTGAAACTTAACATATATTTTAAAGGTCGTCAAAATATATTGAAAAGTGATCTTATTTAAAAGCGCTACTCACGAGAAACACGAATATGAAAACAAAATTTAATTTGAATTTTTTGTTTAAAAGATGCAAAACTTTGAAAATAGAAAGCCAAAATAAAAGGCTGTCACCATGGACATGCATGCTCATGCAGTCGTGTGTCACAAATCTTCTCCCATGAAACTTGGTAGTACTTTACTCCCCAAAGTACCACAAAAATGTGCAAGGTTCCCACGCAGTGTTTGGCGGCGACTGCCGAGATTCCAACTCGTCTCACGAACCCGTAATTTTTTTCCTGAACAGGCTGCAGGAACGTACAGTTGTAAGTTGTGAATTTCTAAGTTGGAACTAGAGTAGTATAAGCTTCAATTTGTACTACTCTCTCCGCCTTATAATGTAAGATGTTTGTTGGACACTATCTTACGTTAGGGAGTTGTTAGAAGACAGTCGCTTGAAAATTTAAAAGCTCTCAGCCGATTCCCAACTCTCTATCCCAACGGTTGGACCACGTTCGATCTTCTCTTCCCCAACCGCCCCACGAACCACCGGCTGGAGCGCTAGTCACTGATGAAGCCATgtatctagggtagggtcatgTCTCTATcgaaggtaccctccccaaggacattttTAGAAGAAattacctttcagtcgacctggaaggatttccTCGACgtactcgaagacactcgaccatcaaGCCACTCATTCGACCGACAGGAGATCTAGAGTCACTCTGCACacaaacggtctgtcattaagtagtctttatggtcatgatagcattttatgtatggcgttaccagtaacgccagaccttaatgtactttaaaccctacataactgagggccggaggggtctggcgaactctatataagccaccccctcctcagtgtaaagggttcgcacccctgtaattcatacgcatataatccagtcgaccgcctccgggctctgagacgtagggctgttacttcctccgagaagggcctgaactcgtaaacaccttgtgtacacaactactccatagctaggatcttgcctctccattcctaccccccctcctattctactgtcagatttagaactacgacagttggcgcccaccatggggcaggtgtcttagcgacttgatGGAGAGGTTGCGATTGTTCCAAtcaccttcatcatggtttccggcggagttttggttgagggccacgagatccgtctcggcatgctcacgttcatcgccgacgactccgcttggcttcaggaggctccactcgacatcgacgcgctccctgttcgtggggcgacgcactttcgcgcgtgtgtccgcggcgtcctcctgcgacaACCGTCGGCCCCATACCGGTCGACCCATGCGTCGTCCTctctccctgtctcccgccagcgcaagcgttccggtcggtcgaggcttcagcggtgggtgaggcacgcggtggcccgccagtcggccactccccaagtcgcggcgatcgagcccgacgaatctctctacggcctgttcgacctgtcaactggctccgtagagatggcatccgagtgcgacaacagtgatccagcggcggaggtcctgatggtcaatgggccgtgcagtcctcccggcttcccccgcacCGACGAAGGCGACAGTGGAGGCGACCCAGCGCAGGTCCACgaagagtatcaacccgagccactcacttcgctgcaaagggaagatcttcgctgccggaacatggatgcgcgcatactcctatcgttggagaaacccccgaggctcgcgccttagaggacgcgcgtttggccaacctggctgagcgcactcgacgagcgtgcacgtCAACGGGTTTCAGACTCCAGTCGATGTCAACTCTTTTCACCACCAattcaggtatatcgaactccgattcagaatctagcaACTGCAGctcgtatagcagaatcgattcagccctctcagtcggaggctggcagaggcttgatgcagatcagagatttacttcgaacagcaggagatcaaaattccgCTGTATCACAGTCGcgaaacaggattcacagcagatccgtcgccGCGAATACAGTctagtcggcccatagcccgagatcgcccccgagcgtgagggacgtggaggtcggcgtgatcagtatgatgaccgattcgatcgcgatgatcggcgtcgagtgcccactcctcccccaaggggttgGTCGTATGcccctcgacagcaagatgacagacgccagcacagtgttgggcgaagggttccagtcgaccccagggaaccaggctttgatgcgagatccattatcgttcaaggtttggtcgatcgaaacagagctcaccgagaaggccatgacagggatgcgcccaccagcagcagagttcacatctcaggaccagagtgttttagcagagccatcagggccgcggtgattcctcccaacttcaggttggcgactggagtcagtaagttcaccggcgagtccaagcccgatacttggcttgaggattaccgagtggttgttcagattggcggcggcaatgatgaggtggccatgaaacacctacctcttatgttggagggctcggccagggcatggctgaatcagttggcacctagcagcatttacacttggaaAGATCTTGCccaagtgtttgtcagaacatttgaaggaacttgcaagcgaccaacagggttgacagagctgcaggtttgtgtgcaaaagtcgaatgagactctgagggattacatccagaggtggatcacgttgcatcacacggtggaaaatgtatctgatcaccaggcagtctgtgccttcaaggagggcATTAAGAACAAAGAGCTAagtttgaaattcggtcggacaggagacatgaccctgagtcggatgatggagattgccaccaagtatgccaatggtgaataagaagaccgactccggagtggcaagtacaagccaacCCCTCATGAAACcaggggagggaactccagtcggaagcagaagaggaaagccgagccagctgctcctggagaagccttagccgtgactcaaggaaagttcaaaggaaagcccaaaggttcttggaaccctaagaaggtgaaggacaaggaaggaaatgacgtgatggatttgccgtgccacattcACACGAAGTaagatgaggagggtaacttcatttacccgaaacatactactcggcagtgtcggctcttgatccagcaatttcaggggaaacaacccaaggataaggaaaaggagtcggacaaagttgaggacaaagaggacagtgatgaaggatatccccatgtcaattccaccctgatgatttttgccgatgttgaaagcaaaagtcgattgaaagttatcaaccgtgaggtgaatatggttgctccggtgacacccagttatctgaaatggtctcagactgccatcacattcgaccagtctgatcatccaacacacatagccacccctgggaggcaagctttggtggtcgacccagtcatcgaaggcactcgactgactaaagttctgatggacggtggcagtggcttAAATATATTATATGCAGAaacactgaaagggatgggcattccgatgtccagactcagtaccagcaatatgagtttccatggagtcatccctaggaagaaggctgagtcactcggccaaattgctcttgatgtggttttcggtgattacAAGAATTTCCgaaaggaaaagttgacgtttgaagttgtggatttccagagtgcttatcatgctattttgggcaggccagct is a window encoding:
- the LOC100037530 gene encoding ammonium transporter 1 member 1; translated protein: MSATCAADLAPLLGAAAMNATDYLCNRFADTTSAVDSTYLLFSAYLVFAMQLGFAMLCAGSVRAKNTMNIMLTNVLDAAAGALFYYLFGFAFAFGTPSNGFIGKHFFGLKDMPQTGFDYSFFLFQWAFAIAAAGITSGSIAERTQFVAYLIYSAFLTGFVYPVVSHWIWSVDGWASAARTSGPLLFKSGVIDFAGSGVVHMVGGIAGFWGALIEGPRIGRFDHAGRSVALKGHSASLVVLGTFLLWFGWYGFNPGSFVTILKSYGPPGSINGQWSGVGRTAVTTTLAGSVAALTTLFGKRLQTGHWNVVDVCNGLLGGFAAITAGCSVVDPWAAVICGFVSAWVLIGLNALAGRLKYDDPLEAAQLHGGCGAWGIIFTALFAKQKYVEEIYGAGRPYGLFLGGGGRLLAAHIVQILVIAGFVSCTMGPLFFALKKLGLLRISAEDEMAGMDLTRHGGFAYVYHDDDEHDKSVGGFMLRSAQTRVEPAAAANSQV